The following are from one region of the Silene latifolia isolate original U9 population chromosome 9, ASM4854445v1, whole genome shotgun sequence genome:
- the LOC141598977 gene encoding vacuolar-sorting protein BRO1-like isoform X4, which translates to MFEPRLVGIYYEEALAALNVAPLNQHFDKTWIAHVQLKASLFSAEACFRYSLELHEKEEIAQEIARLKSGISVLSGVKKSAKGAPAQLLDAVNKLEVSLNRNLERAVKENDRVYLQRVPPASSLPPLAAHSMVKPLPLDEILDASKEKMFSSLVPDGSTKSLSKYTEMVDDVIRTQAEKLQQGSELARVRLKEMDLPESLLSLEGNLSIPDNLKEDVEAVQISGGPAGLEAELHQLRDLRRVNHELLVQTEELLQKEAQEDAQFRSQMGTRCTRPQSSTLTENLQDRLNRFKKNLKQAGDSDARIERSIRDHSALMSILDRRPIEAALPTLAKPIMSLDANEDAVVGTLKMSLRQLETLGIQRAGLEDMLKEMKRKDDILPKLMTFTGSYDTIFKKEISKYDHICTEIAQNLEVQEWLLIEIQAQNDRFASLFNLEDYKASRERCFKQIEAAVAKYREIKDNINEGLKFYVTNPSEVLNAETILKVYREKYQVSACRTETTPVTKATFREQCRQMQETPPKHQCHLRLIISHHRIHPRLDMGPLLMVPHINHISHRTSLHLQVVLLTLLCNHRSTISSHHLPAITMVSLPIPVGKTANSLDLSRDHRTLFRALTLIKLVTIGRNSHLSPFFFFFFFFFFFFFFSFLF; encoded by the exons ATGTTTGAACCACGTTTG GTTGGGATATACTATGAGGAGGCTTTAGCAGCATTGAATGTTGCCCCGCTTAATCAGCACTTCGACAAGACTTGGATCGCACATGTGCAGTTGAAAGCCTCTCTGTTTTCTGCTGAAGCATGCTTTAGGTACAGTTTAGAGCTTCACGAGAAAGAGGAGATAGCCCAGGAAATCGCAAGATTGAAGAGTGGGATTAGTGTTTTGTCTGGAGTAAAGAAATCAGCAAAAGGAGCTCCCGCACAGCTTTTAGATGCCGTCAATAAGCTGGAGGTGAGTCTTAATCGGAACCTAGAGAGGGCAGTGAAGGAAAATGACAGAGTTTACCTCCAAAGGGTTCCACCAGCTAGTTCGTTACCTCCTCTAGCCGCACACTCCATGGTGAAACCTTTGCCCCTGGACGAGATTTTGGATGCTAGCAAAGAGAAAATGTTTTCTTCTCTTGTTCCCGACGGCAGTACAAAATCACTGTCCAAATATACTGAGATGGTCGATGATGTTATCAGAACACAAGCTGAGAAGTTACAGCAGGGGAGCGAGCTAGCTAGAGTGAGGCTGAAGGAAATGGACTTGCCTGAATCTCTCCTTTCTCTAGAAGGAAATTTGTCAATTCCCGACAATCTTAAAGAAGACGTGGAAGCAGTTCAGATTAGTGGTGGCCCAGCTGGGTTGGAAGCTGAGCTACATCAGCTTAGGGATCTTAGGAGGGTGAATCATGAATTATTGGTGCAGACAGAGGAACTTTTGCAGAAAGAGGCTCAAGAAGACGCCCAATTTAGGAGCCAAATGGGAACTCGGTGTACTAGACCTCAATCCAGTACACTAACAGAAAATCTGCAAGATAGGCTGAACAGATTCAAAAAAAACTTAAAGCAAGCTGGAGATAGTGATGCCAGAATTGAGCGTTCTATTAGGGATCATTCTGCTTTAATGTCCATCCTTGATCGGCGTCCA ATTGAGGCTGCCCTTCCTACCCTTGCAAAGCCAATCATGTCTTTGGATGCTAATGAAGATGCTGTAGTTGGTACTTTGAAAATGAGCCTG AGGCAATTGGAAACTCTGGGCATACAAAGGGCTGGTCTTGAAGACATgctcaaagaaatgaaaaggaaG GATGACATACTTCCAAAGCTGATGACATTCACGGGATCTTATGACACAATCTTTAAGAAGGAAATATCCAAGTATGACCACATATGTACAGAGATTGCTCAAAATCTTGAGGTACAAGAGTGGCTGTTGATCGAAATCCAG GCTCAGAATGATCGGTTTGCTTCTTTATTTAATCTTGAAGATTACAAAG CTTCTCGAGAAAGGTGTTTTAAGCAGATAGAAGCTGCTGTAGCAAAGTATCGAGAAATTAAGGACAACATAAACGAGGGACTGAAGTTCTATGTAACCAACCCTTCAG AAGTATTGAATGCCGAGACAATATTGAAGGTCTACAGGGAAAAGTATCAGGTCTCAGCTTGCAGGACCGAAACAACACCAGTAACCAAAGCTACCTTCCGAGAACAATGTCGTCAGATGCAGGAAACACCACCCAAGCATCAGTGCCACCTCCGTCTTATTATCAGCCACCACAGAATCCATCCACGACTGGACATGGGGCCCCTCCTTATGGTTCCTCACATCAACCACATCAGCCACCGTACCAGCCTCCACCTGCAGGTGGTGCTCCTTACACTCCTCTGCAACCATCGCAGCACCATCAGCAGCCACCACCTGCCAGCCATAACTATGGTCAGCCTGCCCATCCCAGTTGGCAAAACAGCCAACAGCCTGGATCTTTCCCGAGACCACCGTACACTATTCCGGGCTCTTACCCTCATCAAATTGGTTACTATAGGCCGCAATAGTCAtctatctccttttttttttttttttttttttttttttttttttttttttttttcttttcttttttaa